The Haploplasma axanthum region ACTATGAGATTGCAGGCTTAAAATATATTGAAGAAAATAAAGTTGATGGAGTAACGCTAAAATTATTAGATGATATTAAGAAAAGTATTAGTATCTTAGAAGAAGGAGCTGAGAAAAGTGATTAAAGCCTATAAAACAATACGCGAAGTTGTCGGCCCTTTAATGCTAGTAGATTCTCTTGAAGGCGTTAAATATGATGAGCTTGTTAAAATAATTGAAAAAAATGGTAAAGAACGATTAGGTAAAGTTTTGGAAGTTTACAAAGATAAAGCTGTTGTACAATTATTCGAAAGTAGTCAAGGATTAAGAAAAGATGATTCAAGAGTTATTTTCACGGGTGAGAGTATTAAACTTTCAGTATCCCCATCAATACTAGGCAGAAAATTTGATGGGCTTGGAAGGCCGATTGATGGAAAAAATCCTATAATTCCTCATAAAGAATTAGATATTAACGGGACACCCTTAAATCCGGTTTCAAGAGATTATCCTAGCGAATTTATTCAAACAGGGGTATCAGCAATTGATGGATTGAATACTTTAGTAAGAGGACAAAAACTTCCTGTATTTTCTGAAGCTGGATTAAGTCACAATAAGTTAGCGGCACAAATTGCAAAACAAGCTAAAGTTCTTAATGATGATTCAAAATTTGCAGTAGTTTTTGCTGCTATTGGAATTACATTTGAAGAAGCAAATTACTTTATTAATACTTTTGAAAAAGAGAATACAATTGATAGAACGGTTATGTTTATGAATCTGGCTAATGACCCAACGATTGAAAGAATTGCAACACCAAGAATGGCAATTACTGCTGCTGAGTATCTTGCTTATGAATTAGATATGCATGTATTAGTAATAATGTTAGATATTACTAATTATGCTGAGGCTTTAAGAGAAATAAGCGCAGCCAGAAAAGAAGTTTCTGGAAGAAGAGGTTATCCAGGTTATATGTATACTGACCTCGCAAGTTTATATGAACGTGCAGGTAAGATAAAAGGTAAAAAAGGTACAATTACACAATTGCCAATCTTAACAATGCCTGAGGGAGACAAAACACATCCAATTCCTGATCTAACAGGTTATATTACGGAAGGTCAAATAATTCTTTCGAGAGCATTATATATGAAGGGTGTTACGCCACCTATTGATGTATTACCTTCGTTGTCAAGATTAAAAGATAAAGGAATTGGTAAAGACAAAACAAGAGAAGACCATGCAGATGTTATGAATCAATTATTTGCTGCATACGCTAGAGGTAAGGATGCAAGAGAACTTGCTATGGTATTAGGAGAATCAGCACTTTCTAATATTGATCAAAAATATGTATTGTTTGCAAATGAGTTTGAAAAAAAGTATATTTCTCAAGGATTTAATGTTAATAGAAGCATTGAAGATACTCTTAATGTTGGGTGGGAATTATTAAGTATGTTACCAAAAACTGAGCTTAAAAGAATTGACAAAAAATACATTAAGTTATACTATATAGAGGATTGATAATGGAAAAGCAAATTAATCCAACAAGAATGGAATTATTGAAACTAAAGAAAAAGTTGGAAGTTACTATAAGAGGGCATAAACTTCTTAAAGATAAGCAAAATGAATTAATAAGTCTTTTTATACCTTTGTTAGAAAGATATAAAACTGTTAGACAAATGGTTGAGGAAAACTTAATTACAATTTTGAAACTATATAAGAGAATAAGTGTTGATATGCATGATAGTGATATCCAAAGAGAATTAAATGTTGAAAGTAAGAATCTTGTTGTATCTTATCAAAAAAAATTAGGTATTGATATTCCAGTTTATGAATATGATTTAAATGGAAAAAATGATTACAGTTTGGAAAATACTAATATATATTTTGATATTCTTATTAAAAACATAAAAAGTTTAGGTATGGAATTAATTAAATTAGCGGAAATAGAAAGTCAAATTACTATCTTAGTTGATGAAGTTAAGAAATCAAGACGAAGAGTAAATGCTATCGAGAATATTGTAATTGAAGAAATAAAAATTCAAATTAAATCAATTAATATGAAATTAGCTGATTTAGAGAGAAGTAATACAATAAGAGCGATGAAAAGTAAAGAAATTATTCTTAATAAAGAAAAGAAATGAAGGTCAAAAAATGAAGAAGAAAGTATCACCTTTTATTATTATTCCGTTATCATTTTTTACAATTATAGTTATTGGTACAATCCTTTTAGCATTGCCAATCTCTACAAAAG contains the following coding sequences:
- a CDS encoding V-type ATP synthase subunit D, which translates into the protein MEKQINPTRMELLKLKKKLEVTIRGHKLLKDKQNELISLFIPLLERYKTVRQMVEENLITILKLYKRISVDMHDSDIQRELNVESKNLVVSYQKKLGIDIPVYEYDLNGKNDYSLENTNIYFDILIKNIKSLGMELIKLAEIESQITILVDEVKKSRRRVNAIENIVIEEIKIQIKSINMKLADLERSNTIRAMKSKEIILNKEKK
- a CDS encoding V-type ATP synthase subunit B; this translates as MIKAYKTIREVVGPLMLVDSLEGVKYDELVKIIEKNGKERLGKVLEVYKDKAVVQLFESSQGLRKDDSRVIFTGESIKLSVSPSILGRKFDGLGRPIDGKNPIIPHKELDINGTPLNPVSRDYPSEFIQTGVSAIDGLNTLVRGQKLPVFSEAGLSHNKLAAQIAKQAKVLNDDSKFAVVFAAIGITFEEANYFINTFEKENTIDRTVMFMNLANDPTIERIATPRMAITAAEYLAYELDMHVLVIMLDITNYAEALREISAARKEVSGRRGYPGYMYTDLASLYERAGKIKGKKGTITQLPILTMPEGDKTHPIPDLTGYITEGQIILSRALYMKGVTPPIDVLPSLSRLKDKGIGKDKTREDHADVMNQLFAAYARGKDARELAMVLGESALSNIDQKYVLFANEFEKKYISQGFNVNRSIEDTLNVGWELLSMLPKTELKRIDKKYIKLYYIED